Genomic DNA from Verrucomicrobiia bacterium:
CGGGACGCCTCGCCCCAACAAAAAACCCGCAGGCGTATGCCTGCGGGCTCCAAAAATTTGACGGGGATTCGCCTTATTCGCCGTCGTCACCGATGGCTTCAACAGGGCAGCCTTCCTTGGCCTCCTTGCAGCGCGCCTCTTCATCCGGCGATGCGGGCTGCTTGTAAACGATGGAGTAACCACCGTCTTCGTTGCGTTTGAAATTGTCCGGGGCAGTTTCGCGGCACAGGTCGCAGTCAATGCACTGGTTGTCCACGTAATATTTGCCCGGCGCGTTCTCGGGGTATTTGTTTGCTTTATCGGCCATAAATCAAAATCCGTTTGTGGCTCCATGAAACCGCCTTGGCGGGCAAAACGCAAGTTGCAATCCGACGATGCTCAGCCCTTCAAAGCAAGCACCGCAGCCTCCGCGGCGCGCAGCAACGGGCTGGGATAAATGCCAATGAACAGGATGCCCGCCATGCACACCAACACCATCGTCTTTGCGGGCAACGACATCGGCAGTTCGGACAAGTTCCGCCCTGCCCGGCCCCAGTAAATGGCCCGCACTACACCAAAGTAATACGCCAGGGACATCACCACGCCTGCCAGCGCCACGGCGACCAGCCAGTAAAAGGCCGGGTGGGCGGCCCCGGCCAGCAAGGCGGACTTGATGAGCAGAAATTTGCCAAAAAAGCCTGCCAGCGGCGGAATGCCCGCCAGCGAAACCATGCTGAACGTCAGCGCCGCCGCCAGCAGCGGCGAGCGTTGGTTCAGCCCGGCCAGCGCCTCGATGTCTTCCGCGCCCGTCTCGCGCAACACGAGAGCAATGACCAGGAAGGCCGCCAGGACCGTGAACAAGTAGCCACCGAGATAATAGAGCACCGCCGACTGCCCCGCCGCACTGGCCGCCGCCACGCCGAGCAGCAGGTAGCCCGCGTGGGAAATGCTCGAGTAGCCCAGCAGCCGTTTCAAGTTTGTTTGCGGCAGCGCACACAGGTTGCCATACAAAATGGTCAGCGCGGAAATCACCACGAGCAGTTTCCACCAGTGCGCTGTCACGTCCGGCACAGCGACAAACAGCACACGGAGCAGCAATACAAACCCGGCGGCTTTGGAGCCCACCGCCAGGAAAGCCGTCGTTGGCGTGGGCGCGCCTTGATAAACGTCCGGCGCCCAGATCTGGAACGGCACCGCCGAGATCTTGAAACCAAGACCGACGAACAGGAAAAGCAGGCCGCAGAGGAAGAGCTTGTTGCCGGCCAGATTCGCGCCGGGTTCCGCCAGCTTGGCGGCGATGTCGCCGAAGTTGAACGCGCCGCTGGTGCCATACATGAACGCAATGCCGAAGACCATGAACGCCGATGACAGCGCGCCGATGATGAGATACTTCACGCCCGCTTCGAGCGAGGTGCTGCGGCCGCGCTGAAAGCTGACGAGCACGTAGAACGTCACGGTGATGAGTTCGAGCGCAACGAACAGGAGCGCGAAGTCGTTGGCCGAGGCCGCGAACATCATGCCCGCCGCGGCGAACAGGATGAGCGAGTAATACTCCGAAATGCCCGCCGCGATGCGGTCCGAGTATTCCGCGGCCATGAGCAGCACGAGAATGGTCGCCACGAGGAAAAAGCGTTTGAAGAAGAGCGCCATGCCATCGAGCACAAACATGCGGCCAAAGGCGAACTGGGGTTCGGCCGGCAACGGCGTCAGGAAGCTGCAAATCAGAATGGCCCCCACGCCCGCCGCCGCCAGGCAGCCCAGGTTGCGCTTGCGCTCCGCCGGCAGCCACAAGTCCGCCAGCAGCACGCCCACGCCGAGCAGGATGAGCGTCAATTCATGTTTGAGCAGGAGAACGTTCATCGCGTGACCTCCGTCGTGGCGTCGCCAACGAGCGACGCTGTTTGCGAACCTGCCATGGGTGGGTGTTCCGTCGCACTGGTGTCACGCACTGTGTTTGCCATCGCTACAATCTGCTCCGCGGCGGGCTTGATCTTGTCCGTCAACAACCGCGGAACGAAACCAAAGAGAATCAGCGCACCCAGCAGCACGACGAACGGCAGCTTGCGCCACAGGTTGCCGGCATCGGCGATGCCCGCCCACGCCGCTTGCTCCGGTCCGTGCAACACGGTCCGCACCGCGCGCAACATGTAAACCGCGCCAATGATGAAAGCACCCCACACGGCCAGCACCATGACCACCCGCAGGGCCGGCTGGCTCCAGGCGCCGAAAAACACGCTGACTTCGCCGGCGAAATTCGCGAAGCCCGGCAGGCCGCAGCCCGCCATGGCCGCCATGACCAATGCCGCGCCAATGAACGGCAGTTTGCGCAGCAGGCCGCCCAGCTGCTTCATCTCCAGCGTGCCGGTCTGGTGGTAGAGATGGCCAGTGAGGCCAAAGGTCAGCGCCGCGAGGAAACCGTGCGCGATCATCACGAACACTGCGCCCGTGACGCCGATGAGATTCAGGCTGGCAATGCCGAGAAAGATGAAACCCATGTGCGCCACGCTGGAATTGCCGACAAGCAAATTCAAATCCCGCTGGCGCATCGCCGTGAGACCGCACCACAGGATGTTGCCGAGGCAAAGCCACGCCAGAACGTGCATCCAGCCGTGCGCCGCCTCCGGCATCAGCGGCAGGGCGACGCGAATGAGGCCGTAGAGACCGAACTTTTTCAATACGCCCGCGTGCAGCATCGCCGTGGGGGAGGGCGCGGAACCGTAACCCAGCGGCGCCCACGAATGGAACGGCCAGAGTGAAACGAGAATGCCAAACCCGAACAGCAGCAGCGGGAAGATGATGCGTTGCGCGCCTGGCCCCATCGGATTCTCGTGGAAGAAAGCAACCAGGCCCGGAATGCTGAAGGTGCGCTGCGCCTCGGGCACCTGCAGGTAAAGCAAGATCAGCCCCGCCAGGGCGATGAGCGCGCCGACGCTGAGATACAGCGTGATCTGGAACGTGGCAAAGTTCTTCTGCTCGCCGCGACCCCAGACGCCGATCATGATGAACGTTGGCACCAGCGCCAGTTCGTGGAAGAAGTAGAAGAAGAACAGGTCGAGCGACGCGAACGCGCCGAGGATGCCGCCGGTCATGACGAGCAGCAGGATGTAAAATTCCTTCTCGCGTTCCTTGATTTCCCACGAGCAGCACGCCGCCGCGAAGGCCACGATCGCGCCCATGAGCACGAGTCCGACATTGATGCCGTCAACGCCGACGAAGTAGCTGATGCCGAGTGATTCCACCCACGGAAGCTGTTGCACGAAGCGGTAGCCGTCCGCATTGGCTTCGGCACCGGGGAAGAGCAGGAACATCTTGATCGCGAGCAGCGCCGAGATCGCCGTGGCGCCGAGCGCGACGAGACGCATGACGAAGCGGTAATTGCGCGGCACGAACGCCAGCACCACCGCCGCCAACAGCGGCCAGCCAAGGATGTAGGTCAACGTGGACATGAATCACCTTCCCAAAACGAAGAACAAAATCACCGCCACACCCAGCACGAGCAGAAAGGTGTAGGTTTGGAGGTTGCCGTTCTGCACGAGCCGCAACGCGCGGCCAAACAAATCCGTCGCACCGGCGGTTCCGCGCACGGCGGCGAAGCCGATGAGCCAGCGGTCGAACCAATCCGTCACGGCGGCCACGGTATCGT
This window encodes:
- a CDS encoding ferredoxin, whose protein sequence is MADKANKYPENAPGKYYVDNQCIDCDLCRETAPDNFKRNEDGGYSIVYKQPASPDEEARCKEAKEGCPVEAIGDDGE
- a CDS encoding NADH-quinone oxidoreductase subunit N, encoding MNVLLLKHELTLILLGVGVLLADLWLPAERKRNLGCLAAAGVGAILICSFLTPLPAEPQFAFGRMFVLDGMALFFKRFFLVATILVLLMAAEYSDRIAAGISEYYSLILFAAAGMMFAASANDFALLFVALELITVTFYVLVSFQRGRSTSLEAGVKYLIIGALSSAFMVFGIAFMYGTSGAFNFGDIAAKLAEPGANLAGNKLFLCGLLFLFVGLGFKISAVPFQIWAPDVYQGAPTPTTAFLAVGSKAAGFVLLLRVLFVAVPDVTAHWWKLLVVISALTILYGNLCALPQTNLKRLLGYSSISHAGYLLLGVAAASAAGQSAVLYYLGGYLFTVLAAFLVIALVLRETGAEDIEALAGLNQRSPLLAAALTFSMVSLAGIPPLAGFFGKFLLIKSALLAGAAHPAFYWLVAVALAGVVMSLAYYFGVVRAIYWGRAGRNLSELPMSLPAKTMVLVCMAGILFIGIYPSPLLRAAEAAVLALKG
- a CDS encoding NADH-quinone oxidoreductase subunit M, which produces MSTLTYILGWPLLAAVVLAFVPRNYRFVMRLVALGATAISALLAIKMFLLFPGAEANADGYRFVQQLPWVESLGISYFVGVDGINVGLVLMGAIVAFAAACCSWEIKEREKEFYILLLVMTGGILGAFASLDLFFFYFFHELALVPTFIMIGVWGRGEQKNFATFQITLYLSVGALIALAGLILLYLQVPEAQRTFSIPGLVAFFHENPMGPGAQRIIFPLLLFGFGILVSLWPFHSWAPLGYGSAPSPTAMLHAGVLKKFGLYGLIRVALPLMPEAAHGWMHVLAWLCLGNILWCGLTAMRQRDLNLLVGNSSVAHMGFIFLGIASLNLIGVTGAVFVMIAHGFLAALTFGLTGHLYHQTGTLEMKQLGGLLRKLPFIGAALVMAAMAGCGLPGFANFAGEVSVFFGAWSQPALRVVMVLAVWGAFIIGAVYMLRAVRTVLHGPEQAAWAGIADAGNLWRKLPFVVLLGALILFGFVPRLLTDKIKPAAEQIVAMANTVRDTSATEHPPMAGSQTASLVGDATTEVTR